A section of the Asticcacaulis sp. EMRT-3 genome encodes:
- the hisD gene encoding histidinol dehydrogenase: MKTFIWNDLSASERKVALARPENRRDPAVLERVRAIFDDIETRGFAGLTDWAVRLDGHAPTRIALDTQTVDAARAQLSSDDLAAMELAVENVRAFQAAELPQTGPVIAPQPGLSLQRLYRPITTAGLYAPGGTAPLFSTLIMTAVPALVAGVPNRVCITPPSKDGSIHPMMIAAGAASGLDAVWRVGGAHGIAALALGVLEGVPAADKIYGPGNKYVAEAKRYATERVSGLAIDMPAGPSELLCIADDTANVKLVAADLLSQAEHDADAQVILVALSRSMAEKIEAEVAVQVERLPRAAIARASLDQARAFIVSSLAEAAEVSNLYGPEHLAIQIEDADAIIPQLTAAGTIFAGAYAAETFGDYAAGPSHVLPTDGAAKAYDGITVRSYLTSFVVQKATRAGAAAIAPAAARLARLEGLEAHALAADFRLEV; this comes from the coding sequence ATGAAAACCTTTATCTGGAATGATTTGAGCGCCTCGGAGCGCAAGGTCGCCCTGGCCCGGCCGGAAAACCGCCGCGATCCGGCGGTGCTGGAACGGGTGCGCGCTATCTTTGACGACATCGAAACGCGCGGCTTTGCGGGCCTGACCGACTGGGCCGTGCGCCTCGATGGCCACGCGCCGACCCGCATCGCGCTCGACACCCAAACGGTCGATGCCGCCCGCGCGCAATTATCAAGTGACGATCTGGCCGCCATGGAACTGGCGGTCGAAAATGTCCGCGCCTTTCAGGCTGCCGAACTGCCGCAAACCGGCCCGGTCATCGCGCCGCAGCCCGGCCTCAGCTTGCAACGCCTCTATCGCCCGATCACCACCGCCGGTCTTTATGCACCGGGCGGCACCGCGCCTCTGTTCTCCACCCTGATCATGACCGCTGTGCCCGCGCTGGTGGCCGGTGTGCCCAATCGCGTCTGCATCACCCCGCCGTCAAAAGACGGCTCGATCCATCCGATGATGATCGCGGCGGGCGCAGCCTCTGGCCTTGACGCCGTCTGGCGGGTCGGCGGGGCGCACGGCATTGCCGCCCTGGCTTTGGGCGTACTCGAAGGCGTGCCTGCCGCCGACAAGATCTACGGCCCCGGCAATAAGTACGTCGCCGAAGCGAAAAGATATGCCACCGAGCGCGTGTCGGGTCTGGCCATCGACATGCCCGCCGGGCCTTCGGAACTGCTGTGCATCGCCGACGATACCGCCAATGTGAAACTGGTGGCCGCCGACCTGTTGTCTCAGGCCGAACACGACGCCGATGCTCAGGTCATTCTGGTGGCCCTGTCGCGCAGCATGGCCGAGAAGATCGAGGCCGAGGTGGCCGTTCAGGTCGAGCGCCTGCCGCGCGCCGCCATCGCCAGGGCTTCGCTCGATCAGGCGCGCGCCTTCATCGTGTCGTCTTTGGCAGAGGCCGCTGAAGTGTCCAACCTATATGGCCCCGAACACCTCGCCATCCAGATCGAAGATGCCGATGCGATCATCCCGCAATTGACCGCCGCGGGCACCATCTTCGCGGGTGCTTATGCTGCCGAAACCTTTGGTGACTATGCGGCGGGCCCCAGCCACGTCCTGCCTACCGATGGCGCGGCCAAGGCCTATGACGGTATCACGGTGCGCTCATATCTGACCAGTTTTGTGGTGCAGAAGGCGACCCGCGCAGGGGCCGCCGCCATCGCCCCCGCCGCCGCCCGGCTGGCGCGCCTCGAAGGGCTGGAAGCTCATGCTTTGGCGGCTGACTTTAGATTGGAAGTGTAG
- the hisF gene encoding imidazole glycerol phosphate synthase subunit HisF yields MLARRIIPCLDVKDGKVVKGVQFVGHEVLGDAVDMALRYRDEGADELVLYDITASSEGRTVDYNWVRDIARALDIPFCVAGGIRTAEQAVMCLSSGADKVSINSPALERPDLINELAEMAGSQCVVVGIDSREIALQISGSDKGALQAGEEDLQKQKSTDYIVHQYSGDPDKMRTVGRRTLDWVVEAQGRGAGEIVLNCMNQDGVRKGYDIQQLRLVRDLLHIPLVASGGAGAPEHFSEVFDQADVSGALAASVFHKKIIAIPDLKRDLRAAGIAVRL; encoded by the coding sequence ATGTTAGCCAGACGCATCATCCCCTGTCTCGATGTCAAGGACGGCAAGGTCGTCAAGGGCGTGCAGTTTGTCGGCCACGAAGTGCTGGGCGACGCCGTCGATATGGCGCTGCGCTACCGCGACGAAGGCGCCGACGAACTGGTGCTTTACGACATCACCGCCTCCTCGGAAGGTCGCACGGTCGATTATAACTGGGTGCGCGATATTGCCCGCGCCCTCGATATTCCGTTCTGCGTGGCCGGTGGAATCCGCACTGCCGAACAGGCCGTCATGTGCCTCAGTTCGGGGGCCGATAAGGTGTCGATCAACTCACCGGCGCTCGAACGCCCCGACCTGATCAACGAACTGGCCGAAATGGCGGGCTCGCAATGCGTGGTGGTTGGCATCGACAGCCGCGAAATAGCCCTGCAAATCTCTGGCAGCGATAAGGGTGCGTTACAGGCAGGGGAAGAGGATTTGCAAAAACAAAAAAGCACCGACTATATCGTCCACCAATATTCTGGCGATCCCGACAAGATGCGTACCGTCGGCCGTCGCACGCTCGACTGGGTGGTGGAGGCGCAAGGCCGGGGGGCGGGCGAGATCGTGCTGAACTGCATGAATCAGGACGGGGTGCGCAAGGGTTACGACATCCAGCAACTGCGGCTGGTGCGCGATTTGCTGCACATTCCGCTGGTCGCTTCGGGCGGGGCGGGTGCGCCTGAGCATTTCAGTGAGGTGTTTGATCAGGCCGATGTGTCCGGCGCGCTGGCCGCTTCGGTGTTTCACAAGAAAATCATTGCTATTCCCGATCTGAAACGCGATCTTCGCGCCGCCGGAATAGCCGTCAGATTGTAA
- the hisG gene encoding ATP phosphoribosyltransferase — MTESRLRIAVQKSGRLADRSLELIAGAGLRVVKGANELLYRIENQPIDLLRVRDDDIPTFVADNVAELGIVGLNVLAEHFPDQDLEDMIVMRLGFGGCTLKIAVPAEADYSGPQWLEGKRIATSYPNILAKWLRNNGVTAEIVEMRGAVEVAPRMKIAHAICDLVSTGATLEANAMKACDLVLKSEAVLIKAPHAPAAELEHTYDMLVRRFDGVTASTGAKYVMLNAPRVHLDEIIRMIPGADAPTIMQLAGRDDVVAVHAVCQESVFWDTLDKLKAAGASAILVLPIEKMMK; from the coding sequence ATGACTGAATCTCGCCTCCGCATCGCCGTCCAGAAATCGGGCCGTCTGGCCGACCGCTCGCTCGAACTGATCGCGGGCGCGGGCCTGCGCGTGGTCAAGGGCGCTAATGAGCTTTTGTACCGCATCGAAAACCAGCCGATCGACCTTCTGCGCGTGCGTGACGACGACATCCCGACCTTCGTGGCCGATAATGTCGCCGAACTGGGCATCGTCGGCCTCAATGTGCTGGCCGAACACTTCCCCGATCAAGACCTCGAAGACATGATCGTGATGCGTCTGGGTTTTGGCGGCTGCACGCTGAAAATCGCCGTGCCCGCCGAGGCCGACTATAGCGGCCCGCAATGGCTGGAAGGCAAACGCATCGCCACCTCCTATCCGAATATCCTCGCCAAGTGGCTGAGGAATAATGGCGTCACGGCAGAGATCGTTGAGATGCGCGGCGCAGTCGAAGTGGCCCCGCGCATGAAGATCGCCCACGCCATCTGCGATCTCGTCTCCACCGGGGCGACGCTCGAAGCCAATGCCATGAAGGCCTGCGATCTGGTGCTGAAATCGGAGGCCGTGCTGATCAAGGCCCCGCACGCCCCTGCCGCCGAACTGGAGCATACCTATGATATGCTGGTGCGCCGCTTTGATGGCGTCACCGCCTCAACAGGTGCTAAATATGTCATGCTCAATGCGCCGCGCGTCCATCTGGATGAGATTATCCGCATGATCCCCGGCGCCGATGCGCCGACCATCATGCAACTGGCCGGACGCGACGATGTGGTGGCGGTTCATGCCGTCTGTCAGGAAAGTGTTTTCTGGGACACGCTCGACAAGCTGAAGGCAGCCGGGGCTTCGGCCATACTGGTCTTGCCGATTGAAAAGATGATGAAATAG
- the hisB gene encoding imidazoleglycerol-phosphate dehydratase HisB, with the protein MFNSPFSSLNATGAGLESLPPTLEPLQARMADVYGVEAHNLMVTRGASHALEILMRRLRVHGHEFVWGAPDPYVEALGTVYNLTVRQPPATGTLPKGGGLYLIDNPAQSDGRVWDMVRARTLAVDIFPALLVIDESYCDACAGGSLAGLAVTEPNVVVLKSLSFLFGLGGARVGALIATPKTLQGLLRYCEPNPLPTPSIRAAESALSPSRSLSVAARIATLRAEQTRVSEALNRAAQLDGFDLHDGPFVVLHPKDAGLTATALKRMGLTPQVTPTGLLLALGDIAANNRLLTALDVAPEGKPPRIGEVLRDTKETKIAVTVNLDQPKPVALHTGVGFFDHMLDQVATHGGFSLQLACEGDLEIDAHHTIEDCMLAFGQALKLALGDRAGMARFGFVLPMDETEAHVSVDLGGRPFAVFKGHFDADHIGDYPTEMTAHAFRSLSETLGAAVHVEVEGGNDHHKTEACFKALGRALRQATRIEGDALPSTKGMLA; encoded by the coding sequence ATGTTTAACTCGCCCTTTTCTTCGCTGAACGCCACGGGTGCCGGACTGGAATCCCTGCCGCCAACGCTTGAGCCCTTGCAAGCGCGCATGGCCGATGTTTACGGCGTCGAGGCGCACAATCTGATGGTGACGCGCGGGGCCTCGCACGCGCTCGAAATCCTGATGCGCCGCCTGCGTGTGCATGGCCATGAATTTGTCTGGGGCGCGCCCGATCCTTATGTCGAGGCACTCGGCACCGTCTATAATCTGACCGTGCGCCAGCCGCCCGCTACGGGCACCCTGCCCAAGGGCGGCGGCCTCTACCTGATCGACAATCCCGCCCAAAGCGATGGCCGCGTCTGGGACATGGTGCGCGCCCGCACCCTGGCGGTCGATATTTTCCCGGCCCTGCTGGTCATCGACGAAAGCTATTGCGATGCCTGCGCAGGCGGCAGTCTGGCTGGGCTGGCCGTGACCGAGCCGAATGTGGTGGTGCTGAAAAGCCTGTCCTTCCTGTTCGGTCTGGGTGGCGCCCGCGTCGGGGCGCTGATCGCCACGCCGAAAACCCTGCAAGGCCTGTTGCGCTATTGCGAGCCCAACCCGCTGCCGACGCCTTCGATCCGCGCCGCCGAAAGCGCTCTGTCGCCGTCTCGCAGCCTTAGCGTGGCCGCGCGCATCGCCACTCTGCGCGCCGAGCAGACCCGCGTGAGTGAAGCGCTTAACCGCGCCGCGCAACTGGATGGCTTTGATCTGCACGATGGCCCGTTTGTGGTACTGCATCCGAAAGATGCGGGCCTCACCGCCACCGCTTTGAAGCGCATGGGGCTGACGCCGCAGGTCACCCCTACCGGCCTGTTGCTGGCTCTGGGCGACATCGCCGCCAATAACCGTCTGCTGACCGCGCTCGATGTGGCCCCCGAAGGCAAACCGCCACGCATTGGCGAAGTGCTGCGCGACACCAAGGAAACCAAGATCGCCGTCACGGTCAATCTGGATCAGCCCAAGCCCGTCGCCCTCCATACCGGCGTCGGCTTCTTCGACCACATGCTCGATCAGGTGGCGACGCATGGCGGCTTTTCGCTGCAACTGGCCTGCGAGGGTGATCTCGAAATCGACGCCCACCACACGATCGAAGACTGTATGCTGGCCTTCGGTCAGGCGCTGAAACTCGCGCTCGGCGACCGGGCGGGGATGGCGCGCTTCGGCTTTGTGCTGCCGATGGACGAGACGGAGGCGCACGTCTCCGTCGATCTCGGCGGCAGGCCCTTCGCCGTCTTCAAAGGCCATTTCGATGCCGACCATATCGGTGATTACCCGACCGAAATGACCGCCCACGCCTTCCGTTCGCTGTCGGAAACCCTGGGGGCCGCCGTGCATGTCGAGGTCGAGGGCGGCAATGACCACCACAAGACCGAGGCCTGTTTCAAGGCGCTGGGCCGCGCCTTGCGCCAGGCCACGCGCATCGAAGGCGACGCCCTGCCCTCCACCAAGGGCATGTTAGCCTAA
- a CDS encoding Hsp70 family protein: MSRPFCGIDFGTSNSAVALGAGADVRLVAVEGSAVTLPSALFFNSETDAIAFGRDAIAQYLDGYEGRLMRALKSILGSSLIGETTQIGRGRKDFRSLIGLYIAHLKARAEAVAGETIEDVVLGRPVHFVDGDEVADARAEAELRGIAQAQGFTNIGFEYEPLAAARHYAENLTRDEIVLVVDIGGGTSDFSVLELGAHQRRILANAGVHLGGTDFDTRLSLNTAMLDLGFRDKLKSGLDMPGLYYHQLSTWHLINFLYTQKAMTGIRQVHHLAADRAKTARLIEVIEKQAGHAIANTLEAAKIALSDTDTTVADFSAISTGWRREISREALIEAVARDVARIVATAVMTVEERAGLAADRIQTLFMTGGSTAMPGFEAAMQAAFPAARIAYGDRFSSVASGLGLAAKERF, from the coding sequence ATGTCCCGTCCTTTCTGCGGTATCGATTTCGGCACGTCCAACTCCGCCGTGGCCTTGGGCGCAGGCGCAGATGTGCGCCTTGTCGCGGTGGAAGGCTCCGCCGTCACCCTGCCCTCGGCCCTGTTCTTCAATAGCGAAACCGACGCCATCGCCTTCGGGCGCGACGCCATCGCCCAATATCTCGATGGTTATGAAGGCCGGCTGATGCGGGCGCTGAAATCGATCCTCGGCTCCAGCCTGATCGGTGAAACCACGCAAATCGGGCGCGGGCGCAAGGATTTCCGCAGCCTGATCGGCCTCTATATCGCCCATCTGAAGGCGCGCGCCGAGGCGGTGGCGGGCGAAACCATCGAGGACGTGGTGCTGGGTCGGCCTGTCCATTTCGTCGATGGCGACGAGGTGGCCGACGCCCGCGCCGAGGCCGAACTGCGCGGCATTGCGCAGGCGCAAGGCTTTACAAACATCGGCTTTGAGTACGAACCGTTGGCGGCGGCGCGCCACTATGCCGAAAACCTGACGCGCGACGAGATCGTGCTGGTGGTTGATATTGGTGGCGGCACCTCCGATTTTTCGGTGCTGGAACTGGGCGCGCACCAACGCCGCATCCTCGCCAATGCCGGTGTCCACTTAGGCGGCACCGATTTCGACACCCGCCTCAGCCTCAATACCGCCATGCTGGACCTTGGCTTCCGCGACAAGCTGAAAAGCGGCCTCGATATGCCGGGGCTTTATTATCACCAACTTTCCACCTGGCACCTGATCAACTTCCTCTATACGCAAAAGGCGATGACCGGCATCCGGCAGGTGCATCATCTGGCCGCCGACCGCGCAAAAACAGCGCGACTGATCGAGGTGATCGAAAAACAGGCCGGTCACGCCATCGCCAACACGCTGGAAGCCGCCAAGATCGCCCTGTCGGACACCGACACCACCGTGGCCGATTTCAGCGCCATCTCCACAGGCTGGCGGCGTGAGATCAGCCGCGAAGCCCTGATCGAGGCCGTTGCCCGCGATGTCGCGCGCATCGTCGCCACGGCGGTGATGACGGTCGAAGAACGGGCGGGGCTGGCGGCCGACCGCATCCAGACCCTGTTCATGACCGGCGGCTCGACCGCCATGCCCGGTTTTGAAGCGGCCATGCAGGCGGCCTTTCCGGCGGCGCGCATCGCCTATGGCGACCGGTTTTCGTCGGTGGCCAGCGGTCTGGGTCTGGCGGCGAAGGAGCGGTTCTAG
- a CDS encoding YerC/YecD family TrpR-related protein, whose amino-acid sequence MAHPKPGAEDIQALAEALLGLQTLEEAQAFLDDLCTPSELRAFAERFKVARLLDEGQLSYREIALRTGASTTTITRVARYLRDMPHQGYRRVLDKLKAPQAPGAG is encoded by the coding sequence ATGGCGCATCCCAAACCCGGCGCGGAGGATATTCAGGCCCTGGCCGAAGCTCTTCTCGGCCTGCAAACGCTCGAAGAGGCGCAAGCCTTTCTCGACGATCTGTGCACGCCGTCGGAACTGCGCGCCTTCGCCGAACGCTTCAAGGTGGCGCGGCTGCTCGATGAGGGCCAGCTTAGCTACCGCGAGATCGCCCTGCGCACGGGTGCCTCGACCACCACCATCACCCGCGTCGCCCGTTACCTGCGCGATATGCCTCATCAAGGTTACCGGCGCGTGCTGGATAAGTTAAAAGCCCCTCAAGCGCCGGGCGCAGGCTAA
- a CDS encoding TPM domain-containing protein codes for MGKLNIDHARINAAITRAEATTSGEITCVLKARAMDYGETPLAWGFGTALVLPLILALFGIRVDELVPVQVAGWQAAHATLASYNHLQNLAIYGLFQLLIFGVVYLVVRFTALKLWLTPRSIKHRKAREKATEQFYARGLHKTESHTGVMIFCALEEHFVAVIADSGIHARVDQALWKDTVAALLKHIKKGDLTSGFEAAVALCGDALTQHFPAGAENRNELPDVLIEI; via the coding sequence ATGGGCAAGCTCAATATTGATCACGCCCGCATCAATGCGGCCATCACCCGCGCCGAGGCCACGACATCGGGTGAAATCACCTGCGTGCTGAAGGCCAGGGCGATGGACTATGGCGAAACGCCACTGGCCTGGGGCTTTGGCACGGCGCTCGTCCTGCCGCTGATTCTGGCCCTGTTCGGCATTAGGGTTGACGAACTTGTGCCGGTGCAGGTGGCGGGCTGGCAGGCGGCGCACGCCACGCTGGCCAGCTATAATCACCTGCAAAACCTGGCCATCTATGGCCTCTTTCAGTTGCTCATCTTCGGGGTGGTCTATCTGGTGGTGCGTTTCACAGCCCTGAAACTGTGGCTGACGCCCAGGTCGATCAAACACCGCAAGGCGCGTGAAAAGGCGACCGAACAATTCTATGCGCGCGGCCTGCACAAGACCGAAAGCCACACCGGCGTGATGATCTTCTGCGCGCTGGAAGAACATTTCGTGGCGGTGATCGCCGATTCCGGCATCCATGCCCGCGTCGATCAGGCCCTGTGGAAAGACACGGTGGCGGCGCTATTGAAGCATATCAAGAAAGGCGACCTGACCAGCGGCTTTGAGGCGGCGGTGGCCCTGTGCGGCGACGCCCTGACGCAGCATTTTCCGGCGGGCGCTGAAAACCGCAACGAATTGCCCGATGTGCTGATCGAGATATAA
- the hisH gene encoding imidazole glycerol phosphate synthase subunit HisH, whose protein sequence is MTGNGTEIIVIEIGCANTASVLFALERLGARATLSSDPAEIAAAQKVVLPGVGAAGFAMHRIRELGLYEAIRGVTAPLLGVCLGQQLLFDSSDEGDVECLGLIPGRVTKMEATPELVVPHMGWNQLAVTRPDPLNAGVQDGDYAYFVHSFACPVTEHTLVTSTYGQPFAAMVRKDNVWGCQFHPERSSTVGAKILENFVRL, encoded by the coding sequence ATGACCGGCAACGGTACTGAAATCATTGTTATTGAAATCGGCTGCGCCAATACGGCTTCCGTGCTGTTCGCGCTGGAACGGCTGGGGGCCAGGGCCACCCTGTCCTCCGATCCGGCGGAGATTGCCGCCGCGCAAAAGGTGGTGCTGCCCGGCGTCGGTGCGGCGGGTTTCGCCATGCACCGCATCCGCGAACTGGGGCTTTATGAGGCTATTCGCGGCGTCACCGCGCCCCTGCTCGGCGTCTGCCTCGGCCAGCAATTGCTGTTTGATAGTTCCGACGAAGGCGATGTCGAATGCTTAGGCCTGATCCCCGGCCGGGTGACGAAGATGGAGGCCACGCCCGAATTGGTGGTGCCGCATATGGGCTGGAACCAGCTTGCCGTCACGCGCCCCGATCCGCTCAACGCAGGCGTGCAGGACGGCGATTATGCCTATTTCGTCCACTCGTTTGCCTGCCCGGTTACTGAACATACGCTGGTCACCTCAACCTATGGCCAGCCCTTCGCCGCTATGGTGCGTAAAGACAATGTCTGGGGCTGCCAGTTCCACCCGGAGCGCTCCTCCACCGTCGGCGCCAAGATACTGGAGAATTTCGTTCGCCTTTGA
- the hisA gene encoding 1-(5-phosphoribosyl)-5-[(5-phosphoribosylamino)methylideneamino]imidazole-4-carboxamide isomerase gives MILYPAIDLIKGECVRLAQGRFDAVTKYDSDPFKRLALFNAEDARWVHIVDLDGAKAGSPQQHELIGRLAKASKAKIQTGGGVRSRKHVQTLLDAGVSAVVVGSAAVKNPEEVRGWLSDFGKERITLALDVLPTKDGDFDAALHGWVEGSGISLWDVLDYYPVGTAQRILVTDVSRDGMLMGPNMELMRRLRQKRPDLEIQASGGVKSVEDLYDLKALGVHGAIVGKAIYEGLIDLKAALNVG, from the coding sequence ATGATCCTTTATCCTGCTATCGACCTGATCAAGGGTGAATGCGTCCGTCTGGCGCAAGGGCGCTTTGACGCCGTCACCAAATACGATTCCGACCCGTTCAAACGGCTGGCACTGTTCAATGCCGAAGACGCCCGGTGGGTGCATATTGTCGATCTCGACGGCGCGAAAGCCGGATCGCCGCAGCAGCACGAACTGATCGGGCGGCTGGCCAAGGCGTCGAAGGCGAAGATCCAGACCGGCGGCGGTGTGCGCTCACGCAAACACGTCCAGACCCTGCTCGACGCCGGGGTTTCGGCCGTGGTGGTCGGTTCGGCGGCGGTGAAAAACCCCGAAGAGGTGCGCGGCTGGCTCAGCGATTTCGGCAAGGAACGCATCACGCTGGCGCTGGATGTTTTGCCTACGAAGGACGGCGATTTCGACGCCGCCCTGCACGGCTGGGTGGAAGGTTCGGGCATCTCGCTGTGGGACGTGCTGGACTATTATCCTGTCGGGACAGCCCAGCGCATTCTCGTCACGGATGTGTCGCGCGATGGCATGTTGATGGGGCCGAATATGGAGCTGATGCGCCGTCTGCGCCAAAAGCGCCCCGATCTCGAAATTCAGGCATCGGGCGGCGTGAAATCGGTTGAAGACCTCTATGATCTCAAGGCGCTGGGCGTGCATGGCGCGATCGTCGGCAAGGCGATTTACGAAGGCCTGATCGACCTGAAGGCAGCTTTGAATGTCGGCTAA